In bacterium, a single window of DNA contains:
- a CDS encoding TonB-dependent receptor gives MRRIKGVFVIAVMLSTAPFVLAQNESSDRGYYLDEITVTAPPVIEGNTVTRYAETVSTVGERQIDDLNAQDLPSALRRVPGVTISRYNLIGNYGGGDGGAVFVRGHGSGRPGAEISTMFDGIPRFSGVWAHPLMDMSSIDIAERIDIQKSVQPVMNGNMSFSSINIVPKRMVREGYTTRIHSTLGAYSTLVGELEHGGKTGDFDYYLTLSSRKSDGHRDNADGEVQTGYGRAGYTFGRGLDASFQFMYNDSWAHDPLPLNTPPLPKTQQFDNNSKLYIGTLSHQNGMFSGTVKAYYDDGYIDWREWSSTANEEDHGITTFDNSGVHIRETMRYSEAGEIVAGLDVDSYGGTYKDKRPSYTGPKTSETLTNTAPYVMVSHVFGDDIQLIPSAGVRFNMSSEFGNQAGYQFGQVVKMGKTQFHGSYARAFNLPGVWAKIMYGDFWSFAKNPEGWKKLEAEYLNHFEVGGATQVNDRLSLDVTYFHDRVTDALRVVPPPPPPPSIQNIGKYTTQGVEASANARPLKDLDTFVGVCLMNTSPDTVPNAPDLSLSAGVGYTLFGKVRLNADAQHVDKQYVQGVRSPAELARVDAYTLVNCRAGYLVPLRSYVGEIYIAFENLTDVTYEFRPGYPMPGRTFMAGLDVRI, from the coding sequence ATGCGGAGGATTAAAGGGGTTTTTGTCATCGCCGTAATGCTGAGCACCGCACCTTTCGTGCTGGCGCAGAACGAATCGTCCGACCGGGGGTATTACCTGGATGAAATCACCGTCACCGCACCGCCTGTCATCGAGGGGAACACGGTCACCCGTTATGCCGAAACAGTCAGCACCGTGGGTGAACGCCAGATCGATGATCTGAATGCCCAGGACCTGCCGTCCGCTCTCCGGAGAGTGCCCGGAGTGACCATTTCACGGTATAATCTCATCGGCAACTATGGCGGCGGAGATGGCGGCGCGGTATTTGTCCGGGGTCATGGATCCGGCCGTCCCGGCGCGGAGATAAGCACGATGTTCGATGGCATTCCCCGTTTTTCGGGCGTGTGGGCTCATCCGCTCATGGATATGTCAAGCATCGATATCGCCGAACGGATCGATATTCAGAAAAGCGTACAGCCGGTCATGAACGGCAACATGTCTTTCAGCTCGATCAATATCGTCCCCAAACGGATGGTCAGGGAAGGATACACGACCCGTATCCACAGCACACTGGGTGCGTACTCCACACTCGTCGGAGAACTGGAGCACGGCGGCAAAACCGGTGATTTCGATTATTATCTCACCCTGAGCAGCAGAAAGAGCGATGGTCACCGTGACAACGCCGATGGCGAAGTGCAGACGGGGTATGGCCGGGCCGGGTATACTTTCGGCAGGGGTCTCGATGCCTCCTTCCAATTCATGTATAACGACAGCTGGGCTCATGATCCTTTACCCCTGAATACGCCGCCGCTGCCGAAAACCCAGCAGTTCGACAACAATTCGAAGCTCTATATCGGCACACTCTCTCATCAGAACGGCATGTTCTCGGGCACGGTGAAAGCCTACTATGATGACGGTTATATCGACTGGCGGGAGTGGAGCTCGACGGCGAACGAAGAAGATCACGGGATAACGACCTTCGATAATTCCGGTGTACACATCCGGGAGACGATGCGATATTCTGAGGCCGGTGAAATAGTCGCCGGACTCGATGTGGACAGCTACGGCGGCACGTATAAGGATAAACGGCCGAGTTACACCGGTCCTAAAACATCCGAGACCCTCACCAATACCGCGCCGTACGTCATGGTCAGCCATGTGTTCGGCGACGATATCCAGTTGATACCTTCCGCCGGGGTGCGGTTCAACATGAGCAGCGAGTTCGGCAATCAGGCGGGATATCAGTTCGGCCAGGTGGTGAAAATGGGAAAGACCCAGTTCCACGGCAGCTATGCCCGTGCATTCAATCTGCCCGGTGTCTGGGCAAAAATCATGTATGGCGATTTCTGGAGCTTCGCAAAAAATCCTGAGGGATGGAAGAAACTCGAAGCCGAATACCTGAATCATTTCGAGGTCGGCGGCGCAACTCAAGTCAACGACCGGTTATCTCTTGATGTGACTTATTTTCACGACAGGGTTACCGATGCTCTCCGCGTAGTACCTCCTCCACCGCCGCCGCCCTCGATACAGAACATCGGGAAGTACACCACCCAGGGCGTCGAAGCGTCCGCCAATGCCAGGCCGCTCAAGGACCTCGATACATTTGTCGGCGTCTGCCTGATGAATACATCCCCCGATACGGTGCCGAACGCTCCTGACCTGTCGCTGAGCGCCGGAGTCGGATATACGCTTTTCGGCAAGGTGCGCCTGAATGCCGATGCCCAGCATGTCGACAAACAGTATGTCCAGGGTGTACGGAGCCCGGCCGAGCTTGCCAGAGTTGATGCCTATACGCTTGTGAACTGCCGGGCAGGCTATCTCGTTC
- a CDS encoding carbon-nitrogen hydrolase family protein codes for MKTFRIPIMSALLAMTFSYAAAQQVRVTDAQKALKKSQLEWKTARIAAVQLVPPQGEDPADIVVSYIGRAASDSAQLVVFPEYHLGKVKLPDPKVDKVSRAAKENHIYVIVGCFEYYGDGTFSNVAFLFGRDGSVIGRHKKVHGAVGVPPYFWPPKEDDVEWLMKSGDSFDVFDLDFATIGIMTCYDGYFTESYEIMSLKGAEILVWLNGRPYIEDYLVKAGMFLNYVDMICTNHGYATMIAEYPNTIKKICLVPQNDYIVDDLDLQQLRICRKHSRVFHQRKPEVYGDIVKTWPVWDAYEDLKEY; via the coding sequence TCCGGGTAACCGATGCACAGAAAGCGCTGAAGAAATCACAGTTGGAATGGAAAACGGCCCGAATCGCCGCGGTTCAGCTTGTACCTCCCCAGGGGGAAGACCCCGCCGATATCGTTGTGTCATATATCGGACGGGCTGCCTCGGACAGCGCTCAACTGGTGGTTTTCCCCGAATATCATCTCGGCAAGGTCAAACTCCCCGACCCTAAAGTCGACAAGGTATCCAGGGCGGCGAAAGAAAACCACATCTATGTCATCGTCGGCTGTTTCGAGTATTACGGAGATGGTACTTTCTCGAACGTTGCCTTTCTGTTCGGGCGTGACGGTTCTGTCATCGGACGCCACAAGAAGGTTCATGGCGCTGTCGGAGTTCCCCCGTACTTCTGGCCTCCGAAAGAAGACGATGTCGAATGGCTCATGAAAAGCGGCGACAGCTTCGATGTGTTCGATCTCGATTTTGCGACCATCGGCATCATGACCTGTTATGATGGCTATTTTACGGAATCATACGAGATCATGTCGCTCAAGGGAGCGGAAATTCTTGTCTGGCTGAACGGACGGCCTTATATCGAGGATTATCTTGTCAAGGCCGGCATGTTCCTTAATTATGTGGATATGATCTGTACGAATCACGGTTATGCCACCATGATCGCTGAATACCCGAACACCATCAAAAAAATCTGCCTCGTGCCGCAAAACGATTACATTGTCGATGATCTCGACCTGCAGCAGCTCCGCATCTGTCGCAAACACAGCCGGGTTTTCCATCAGCGAAAACCGGAAGTGTACGGCGATATCGTTAAAACCTGGCCTGTCTGGGATGCTTATGAGGATTTGAAGGAATACTAG